A stretch of DNA from Candidatus Neomarinimicrobiota bacterium:
AAATCGATACCGGGGCTGAGGATAAACTGAAGGATTTCGTCGGTAAAGAAATTATTTTTGGAATACGTCCGGAAGATATTTCTATCTCCGGCGAGGAAGAGGGAATTCCAATGGTAGTGGAGATCCTGGAAATGATGGGGAACGAGATTTATCTCTATTTGACGATGGACCAAAACACCATAATAGCCAGAGTTCCGCCAGATACCAAAGTGGAGGAGGGACAAAAAGTTGACGTGATCTTTGATTTCTCAAAGGTACATTATTTTGAACCTGACTCCCAAAAAAGAATATAGAGCCGCAGCAATGAGAAAATGCTAATTCATCAGCTCTATTCGCATGGAATTATGCAAATAGGTCATCATAGCCTGTTTTCACCGTTAGTGCATTATATTTTACTTGATTATGAATGGGAATTTACTTAATTACTAGAATTATATTTTCGAGAGACTAAGTATGATACTGTGTCCTTCAAATAGCCGGAGTCCTTTGGCGATACTTGTGTTGCTTGTTTCGTTTTTTGCTGCAATTCATAGCTCTCCATTAATTGCCGGAACCACCGGAAAGATTTCCGGTTCCATTCAGGACATTTCTACCGGTGATCCCCTTATTGGAGCAAACATTATCATTGTCGGCACTTCTTTGGGAGCAGCGGCTGATAATAAGGGTCAATTCGTTATCCTGAACATTCCGCCTGGTGTTTATAGCGTTAAAGGATCTATGATCGGTCACACACCGGTAATATATTCAGAGGTTAAGGTTTCAGCCGACTTCACAACCAAACTTGATTTTCAATTACGGCAAGCCGGGTTAGAGCTCCAGGAAGTTACCGTTACGGCGAAGAATCCGATCGTAAGGAAAGACCTGACGTCTTCTCTTTCCATCGTGGGAGCCGAACAGCTGAAGGAAATACCCGTTGAAGAATTTAGTGACGTTTTAGCGCTTCAGGCGGGAATTGTTGTCGGTTCGGACGGCGAAATTCACATCAGGGGAGGACGGTCAAGCGAGGTCGCATATTTAGTAGACGGTCTTTCAGTGACAGACCCGTTTTCCGGGAATATCGCTATTGAGATAGAGAACAATTCCATTCAAGAGTTACAGGTGATCAGCGGTCCTTTCAACGCCGAGTACGGGCAGGCTATGTCCGGGGTCATTGACGTCGTAATTAAAGAAGGCGGTGATAAACTCAGGGGCAATCTCTCTTTTTATACGGGAGATTACGTAAGCTCGGACGATGGAACGTTTATGAATATTGATAATATAAACGGAACGGATATATCTAATATCCAGATAAGTATCGATGGTCCGCTCAAATTCTTGGGCAATAAGTTTTCATTCTTTCTTACAGGGAGAATTATTAACAACGAAGGCTGGTTATACGGACAGAGAAGGTTTATGCCTTCTGACGTTTCAAGTTTTGCAAATTGGAATGTGAGAGTCGATGATATTGGAGCAGATTCAGTTGCAAACAGTGGAGATTTTGGCGAAGGTGACGGCAGCGCAACACCGGGGGAACCCAATGTATACGTAGAAGAGACCGGTGATGGCGCTTTTGTGTCGATGAACCCATTGGAGAAACTGAGTACAGCAGGAAAACTTACATATCGAATTTCCCCATCAATAAGGATCTCATATGGTTTTTTTGTGGACAGGGTAGATTTTCGTGATTATTCTCACTTGTTTAAGCTTAATCCGGACGGTGATTTTAAACAGTTCAACCGCGGGCATTCCCAATCGCTGATTTTCAACCACACATTAAGCTCGAGGACATTTTATACGGTTAAATTTGCCAGTACATTTTTCGATTACAAAAAATACGTTTTTAAAGATCCCCTTGATTCCGGATATGTAGACCCTAAACGTCTGATAGATAACGCCAGTAATGCTTTCCGGACTGGTGGAACGGAAATGTGGCAAACCAGGCGAAACACCGAATCAATTCAAGGGAAGATAGATTTGACAAGTCAGATTAATAACTCACACTTAGTAAAAGGTGGTTTTGAATTCAGAAGGCACACTTTATTTTTCCATGAGTTCGAGATAATTGCTAAAAGAGATGATGCGAATATCGAAATAAGACCTTTCGAACCGGCCATCCCCATATCCGGGTCCATCGTAAATAATCGTTATCGGCATAGTCCTACTGAAGCAGCGGCATACATTCAGGACAAAATGGAATTCGAAGATTTAATTGTTAATATAGGCTTGAGATATGATTATTTTAATTCATCCGCTAAAGCTCCAATAGACTTGAGAGACCCGGACAATGCAAGGTATTTTGTGGTTTTTTCTCCCCTCGACGGTTTCACTACCCTGGTGAGAGAAAATGAATATGTATCGGATTTAGGCGAGATCACGGATACTGTCAATGTCCGTGGAAACAAATGGGTAAATAATTATAGAAACTCCGGAGCTGTGCAATCACTGAGTCCGAGAATTGGCGTATCTTATCCAATAACCGACAGGGGTGTTATACATTTTTCATATGGCCATTTTTCTCAGATTCCTACCTTCGAGCATCTATATATCAACTCTGAATTTGAAGTATTCAGCGGGAGCTTAACTTCTACGATGGGTAACGCGGAGCTTAAGCCGCAACGCACGGTGATCTATGAAATTGGTCTTCAGCAGCAGCTCTCGGATAACATCGGTATTGACATAACAGGTTTTTATAAAGATATGGAACATCTCCTGGGAATGGAGATAATCACTACCTATACTCAGGACTTCTACGCCCGTTTCATCAATCGGGATTACGGGAACGTAGGAGGCATAACCCTGGCTCTGGAGAAAAGGAGGTCGAACTACCTCTCCGCTTCAGTTGACTATACTTTCCAATTAGCCGAAGGAAACGCTTCGGACCCGATGCAGGTGTTCAACGACGCTAAAAGTAATAAGGAGAGTGAGATTCAAGTGATCCTGTTGGACTGGGATCAAACACACACGCTGAATTTTAACTTTACTCTAAGTCAACCCGGCAGCTGGGGGATGAGTCTTGTAGGAAGATTGGGCAGTGGGTTTCCATATACTCCCAGGCTTCAAAATGCTTCTTCGTCTTTTGTGAACAGCGAAAGGAAGCCAACACAGTATACATTCGACTTTAAAATGCATAAGGATTTAGAACTCGCAGGCGCGAAATATTCCGTTTTTATCAAACTATTCAATATATTGGATCGTAAAAACGAAGTGTTTGTGTATTCAGACACAGGAAGAGCCGGTTATACTATTCGACCGCGGACAAGCGTAAAGGGAGTCAATACTCTGGATGATTTTCGGAACAGGCCTGATTTTTATTCCGAACCAAGGCGAATAATACTCGGCGCTTCGATTGGATTTTGAGGTAGAGTCGAAATCTATGGCAATGGAAAAATTCTATATCATCATGAGGTGCTTTGTTTGAAGAATCTGACCGCCGTAATATTGTTCATCATCCTCTCTGTCAATTTCGCCAATTCTCAGGAGCCTCGCGGAGATCCGGCTTGGAAAAAGCAAGGTATTATGGACGGAAATCTGGTGCGGACGATTTTCTTGAATCACGGCGAAGTAGCACTATGGCCGTTTCAACCTTCCGGTGAATGGCCGAAAGGGAGCGGTCATTCATATCTCGACGGCGTAGCTCCCTGGGTATCTGCCGAAGTAGTGGATATCCATGGTGAGACAGTTCATCCCTTAGAAACCAATTACAGGGAATTTGTCGATAGAGAGCCCGTAACGGGGAAGGTGTGGGGCTTCCAGCCTGTACCGGGATACGTAAATCTGGATCAGGATTCTCCCGCCATGAGCAACGACCCATTTTCCTGGCCCAGGCGCTGGCCTGACCAGCCGGACTGGTTTGACAGAGAAACTTTGCAACCATTCTGGAATGGTTTTTTCGGAATGGGCGTCGAGAATGCTGACTTGGAAACATATTTTGTAATGGATGATGCCTCGGATAAGGAGTATGATTTTTTCCCCGATCCCGATGACCCGACACGAGGCGGTCTTGGGCTCCGGGTAGAAGTGAGGGGATTTCAGTGGTCATCCGTTCTTGCCGAAGATGTCATATTCTGGTTATACGATATAAAAAATGACGCCGCTACCGATTATGAAAAGGCATTATTCGGGATGTACATCGATTTTGGAATCGGAGGCACGAGAGATGGCGATGACGATCAGGGTGAATTTGATCCGATATTAGATATAACGTTTGCCTGGGACCGTGATGGCGTTGGAGATACCGGCTGGAGCCCGGTCGGCGTGGCTGGTTATGCCTTCCTCGAAAGCCCGGGAAAGGGGGACGTGTTTCTTTATGATGAGTTCGGTGAGCTTGTGGAGATGATACCGGGAGACGGCGTCGACAATGACGAAGACGGTCTTATAGATGAAAGCAGAAGCAGTCCGCGAGGTGAATTCGTTTTCGGTTCAGTAGGAATTTATAATGACGGTAAGCCCAAATGGCACTGGGAAGGCGATGAGGATGGAGATTGGGATGGTTTTACCGATTTAAATGGAAACGGTGTGTGGGATAAAGGAGAACCTTTGAATGACGATCTCGGCGCTGACGGTGTCGGACCGCTCGACGAACAGTATTCGGGTCCCGATATAGGAGAGGGTGACGGATTCCCAACGGATGGCGAACCTGAGTATAATGAAACCGACAAGGACGAGTCCGACCAAATCGGTTTATCCGCCGTTAAATTATTTAATGTACATCAGTTCGACCTGAGAATGGACGAACAAATATGGAATATCATGGCGTTTGGTGCATTCGACCCTCAGGAATTTGATGTAAATTTAGCGGCGTTATACTCCTCGGGACCATTTCCATTGGAAGCCGGACAGACGGAACGCTTTTCAATGGCTTTACTTTTCGGTGAAGACAGGGAGGACATTTTAAGAACAAAGCAAATCGTTCAAAAAATCTATAACGCCGACTATAACTTCGCCAAGCCGCCGAATAAGCCTCATTTGACTGCCGTTCCCGGTGACCGGCAGGTAACGCTTTATTGGGATAGAAGAGCGGAAACCAGCTTCGACCGGTTTCTCGGCGAATTCGATTTCGAGGGGTATAAGATTTATAGAAGCACGGACCCGGCATTTTTAGAAACGAAGATAATTACGAACGCATTTGGCATCAAAACATTTCGAAAGGCTATTTTCCAGTGTGATTTGATCAATTATGACCCGGACTCGCTCTGGTGGGTGAAAGGAACTCACCCGACTGATATTAATGGTATCCAATTTGATATGGGTGATGATACGGGGCTGGTTCATACGTGGACCGACACAACGGTTCAGAACGGACAAACATATTATTATGCGGTAGTCCCATATGACCGTGGTTTTCCTCCTCCCATTCAAGGGGGCGAAGGG
This window harbors:
- a CDS encoding carboxypeptidase-like regulatory domain-containing protein; the encoded protein is MAILVLLVSFFAAIHSSPLIAGTTGKISGSIQDISTGDPLIGANIIIVGTSLGAAADNKGQFVILNIPPGVYSVKGSMIGHTPVIYSEVKVSADFTTKLDFQLRQAGLELQEVTVTAKNPIVRKDLTSSLSIVGAEQLKEIPVEEFSDVLALQAGIVVGSDGEIHIRGGRSSEVAYLVDGLSVTDPFSGNIAIEIENNSIQELQVISGPFNAEYGQAMSGVIDVVIKEGGDKLRGNLSFYTGDYVSSDDGTFMNIDNINGTDISNIQISIDGPLKFLGNKFSFFLTGRIINNEGWLYGQRRFMPSDVSSFANWNVRVDDIGADSVANSGDFGEGDGSATPGEPNVYVEETGDGAFVSMNPLEKLSTAGKLTYRISPSIRISYGFFVDRVDFRDYSHLFKLNPDGDFKQFNRGHSQSLIFNHTLSSRTFYTVKFASTFFDYKKYVFKDPLDSGYVDPKRLIDNASNAFRTGGTEMWQTRRNTESIQGKIDLTSQINNSHLVKGGFEFRRHTLFFHEFEIIAKRDDANIEIRPFEPAIPISGSIVNNRYRHSPTEAAAYIQDKMEFEDLIVNIGLRYDYFNSSAKAPIDLRDPDNARYFVVFSPLDGFTTLVRENEYVSDLGEITDTVNVRGNKWVNNYRNSGAVQSLSPRIGVSYPITDRGVIHFSYGHFSQIPTFEHLYINSEFEVFSGSLTSTMGNAELKPQRTVIYEIGLQQQLSDNIGIDITGFYKDMEHLLGMEIITTYTQDFYARFINRDYGNVGGITLALEKRRSNYLSASVDYTFQLAEGNASDPMQVFNDAKSNKESEIQVILLDWDQTHTLNFNFTLSQPGSWGMSLVGRLGSGFPYTPRLQNASSSFVNSERKPTQYTFDFKMHKDLELAGAKYSVFIKLFNILDRKNEVFVYSDTGRAGYTIRPRTSVKGVNTLDDFRNRPDFYSEPRRIILGASIGF